The following proteins are co-located in the Gigantopelta aegis isolate Gae_Host chromosome 5, Gae_host_genome, whole genome shotgun sequence genome:
- the LOC121373081 gene encoding atrial natriuretic peptide receptor 1-like, whose amino-acid sequence MVVRNTHTKMISPWIGFVIICLNLVCGEEEEQFVNFGVILPVHGRYPWVLYKTKPALELAVSSINNNTNLLRNYTARLVYRDSRCSETDGPLAAIDMYIEKAAHVFIGPACDYAVAQVARFSYKWGIPVISAGALVQAFHDKTEYRLLTRMMGSYTKIGNFVLKLLLEFNWKTVGLLFSDFQNDPNKGHSNCFFTIQAIFLALKRTVKKTPWHASFDRKKKDMDFTELLTDASENSRMKWFLDKAELKGCKAKS is encoded by the exons ATGGTTGTCAGAAACACACATACTAAAATGATATCGCCATGGATTGGTTTCGTGATTATCTGTCTCAACCTTGTATgtggagaagaagaagaacagtTCGTCAACTTCGGAGTGATTCTACCCGTTCATGGAAGATACCCCTGGGTGCTCTACAAAACCAAACCGGCTCTGGAACTGGCCGTCTCGTCTATAAATAATAACACGAATTTGCTGCGGAACTACACAGCCCGGCTCGTGTACCGGGACTCGCGGTGCTCGGAGACTGACGGCCCCCTGGCGGCGATCGACATGTACATCGAGAAGGCGGCGCACGTGTTCATCGGCCCCGCCTGCGACTACGCCGTGGCCCAAGTCGCGCGCTTCTCCTATAAGTGGGGAATCCCCGTCATCAGCGCAGGCGCACTCGTACAGGCCTTCCACGACAAGACCGAGTACCGCCTGCTCACCCGGATGATGGGGTCGTACACGAAAATAGGTAACTTTGTGTTAAAACTCTTACTGGAGTTCAACTGGAAGACCGTGGGACTGCTGTTCAGTGATTTCCAGAACGATCCCAACAAAGGCCATTCCAACTGCTTCTTCACAATACAGGCCATTTTCCTGGCGTTGAAGCGGACCGTGAAGAAAACACCCTGGCATGCGTCCTTTGATCGTAAAAAGAAGGACATggattttacagaattactaaCTGATGCTTCCGAAAATTCACGAA TGAAATGGTTTCTGGACAAGGCAGAGTTGAAAGGATGtaaggcaaagtcgtga